The nucleotide window TGATGAGTTGATAGGAGTTTAGCCCGAAAATACCGTCTTTATTGGTTTTCAGGGTGATCATCTCATTGTTTTTCATGAGCAGCAGGGGGATGGGTTTCTTTACTTTTTTGGATCCTTTGGTAACGAAACCACTGACAGGATTGAGCTCCTGCTGGGCAGTAGAGAGGTCTATCTGGCCGGGGAGTTTGTACTGATCTATGTAATAGTAGTGGCAGATGTCCCAGTGGTCTTGTCTGCGTAGTCTTCTTTCGCATACGCAGGTTACGGAGAAGAGTCCCTGTATGGCTTTGCCGGCGGTGTCGGTAAGTTCTATTTTACAGTTGATTACACTTCTTTTGTTATAGGTGGCGGAATCGGTGGTGAGGTTAATTTTAAGGCCGGCATCCGGAATTTTGGCGATGGTGGAGCGGGGGCTGTCTGTCGGTGTTTTTTTGATTTTATAGGAGGGCTGGTTGGGTTTGCGAATGGATATCCATTGCTGGAATTCCTGTTCATGGCTGTCGATGATGTAGTTGTTGGTATAGCCAACGAGGGCGTAATCGCCGGCAGGGAGGCTGTCGGGCAGTTCCAGCATGCCTTTGCAGACGGCCCTGTCGAAGGCGAAGCGTTCGTACAACACTGGTTTGTGCGTGTTTTCATTGATCAGCGTGACAAACAGCGTGTGGTAGGGCAGGGTGTCTGTAGCCTGGATATTGAGCAGGTAGCCGGTAAACCATATTTTTTCTGCCGGCATATAGATGTGTTTGTCGGTGTGTATATACAGGCCGGTAGAGTTGATCTCTCTGTTTTGTGCAAAGCTGTGCAAGCTCATGATGGCAGCGAGCAGAAGTAGTGCGTTTCTCATAATGGTTTGGTTAGAGTGGAACAATACAGATTGTCAGTTTCCGGTGAGTGAAAGAGGAACCAGCAAAGCATTGAGTTACTTCAGGCCCTCCGTTATTAATACAATACTACTGCCTAAGATGTTGTATCCTGTTATATTTTCTGTAAAAATGATGCATTAACGGACGCATAACATACGGTGGTTTTTCTGATGGGCTCACTTTTTATAAAAAATCCTGTGATTTTTCTGATTGCTCATAAAACAAGGACCGTAAATAGTTCATCAATACTAGCCCAGGGCTTCAGCCCTGGGAGCAAAAAGAGGCTGTATCAAATGGATACAGCCTCCGGGTTTTATTGAGTGAATGAAGTTTAATGTGTTAGTAGCAGTCGCTTTTACTGCCGGCGTAAATTGTATTCCGGCCCGGAAGTCATCGGGGTTTGCATACTGCGGTCATGCATCTGGATAGTATTGTCATCGATAACTGTAAAGGTGGTGCCTCTGTCTGCCAGGTTTCTGTAGGCGAGTGCAATTTCCTTTGACTGGCTGTTGTAGCTCCATTTGCCAATATTCTCCATTTCGTGTTCCGGCTTGCCTTCTTTGGAAAGATAGGCCTCTTTCAGACTGAAAGTAGAGTCGGTGTTGAAGGTGATAGAAACGTCGCGTTTGGTGGTACCACCGGGAATGGTCCCTTTGAATACGCCGGCATTAAAGGCGGCCGTTTCCATTGCAGGTGCAGGAGTGTTGGCCATAGCATTGGGTTCTTCTTTTTTTGTGGTATTGCCTCCTTTACAGGCAATCATCATAGCGGCAGCAACAATACAGAAAGCGGGAAAAAAGCTTGCTTTGTTCATACAGCTGTGTTTTAAGGAGATGAGTATTGTAATGTAAACAGCCGTACAAAGTGGTTTGTTGTCCGGATCGAACGATTTTATACTAGTGAACAGATGATTTGGAAAATACATTCACAATAATGACACCTGCAATGATAAACAGCAAACCAATAATAGCAGGAGTGTCCAGCTTCTGCTTGAACGCTACCAGGCCAATGATGGATATCAGTACAATGCCAAGGCCCGACCAGATAGCGTAGGCTATGCCTAAGGGTATCTGTTTTAAGGTAACACTTAAACAATAAAAGGCAATGCTATACCCCAGTACCACCAGCACCGAAGGCCATAAGCGGGTGAAGCCCTCAGAAGCTTTCAGTGCTGAAGTGGCAATCACTTCCGCTACAATGGCGATGGATAACAGTAAATATTTCATCAGCATTTCATTTGCAGCTAAAATACTGGTAACACTGCTGAAATAAAATTTTTTATCTGATGAAAGAGAAGGTGTGCAGGAATATTTATCTGAAAGCGTGTATGCTTCAACGTTATTAAATGTATTAAGGGTAAAATAAGAAGGGCTGACCGGGTTGAAAATGCCTGAAGGCACTATCAACTGGTGGTCAGCCCGGTTGTATCCGGTGTTAGGGTGTAATCCCGGAGATCAGGTTTATTTCATCATGACTGGTACCGGCTGTTCTATCAGCTTTTTCAGCATGATATCTGCCGTCTGCAGTGCGCCTTCTACCCAGCCCTGGGCGTCGGAGTAGGCTTCTCCGCAGATGAACATCGGACAGTCAGCGAGCGGATGAGCGATTTTATCTCTCACTTCCCAGCTCTTAACGCCGATATTCCAGCTGTTCCAGCCGCCACCATAGGGATCTTCACCCCAGTCACGATAGGCAGCGCTTTTTACCAGCGGGGTACGTTCGATGTCATGTACCTGGGCAAGCTGACGGGATAGTTCTTCCACCATCCTTCTGGGGGCAGAATACTGGGTCCAGTCCTGGTTCAGGCCAAACATGGCCAGGCCTTTGCGGACGCCCAGTTTGTCGTCTTTGCCGACATAGGGATCTGTCAGCGTTTTGGCTCTGCCGATACGCCATGCGAGTGAACGTTGTGCGCGGAGCCCATCCCAGAAACCGGTATTGTCGCCATCGTCATAACTGGCGAGCAGCATGGCTTTTCCCTGCGTTACAGGCTCCCCGTTGTCTGCCGGCCAGTAATAGGTTTGCCTTACGGGGATGTCTGTTACAGTGCGGCCTGCCACTATCGGAGGATATGGCGGGGCGCTCACAATCTCTGTCCACCAGGGACTGTCGTAGGTGCTGAAGAGTTTGAATAAGGGCCTGCCGGTAACGCTGGCGATCAGTGGCTTTATCTCCTGCAGTTTGGGGCAGTTGGGCGCCAGCAGGTCGAGCGAACGCCGGGGCATAGCCAGGATCAGCTCCTTGGCGATAACGGTCTCCTGACCGAAGTAGAGCTCAAAGTAGCCGTCTCTCCACTCAAAGCCTTCCAGCTTTTTGTTGAGGGTAATGGTGCCGCCCATCTCTTCAAACAGTCTTGCCAGTGTGATCGGCACCTGTTGGAAGCCATTGGTAAAGCCTTTGTACACAGGAGCAACACCAAAGTCTGACAGGTACCAGGGGATGGCGTCGGCAGCGTTCCAGTTGACCAGCGTAGAGTCGTAGCCGCCGGCATCCAGGTTAAACTGGTAGCCTTCACTGCTCATTACCATATACAGCAGGTTCCAGAAGCCCCATTGGTAAAGCGGTACGCCGTCATATTTGGCGGTCTTCACCATCTCGCGCCGTTCTGCATCAGTGGCTTCCACGATGCCGGGAACAGCTTTTTCGATGGCTTCCACGATAATGGCGCCAGGGGTCTTGCCGTATTCACCTTCAGGCAACACGTAAGGTACCTTCGCAGGGTCCTTGGTGAAGTCTTCCAGGCGCAGGTATTTGCCACGGAGATAGGCGATATTCTGTGGCTCGTCTACCGGGAAGGGATACAGCGTGATCTGCTCTGCTGCCGGCAGTTTGCTGTTCAGCACATCGATCAACGCTTTAATAAGGGGTTGTACATCTTCGAGTATACGCATGCCGCCCAGCTCTGCTATCATGTTGTCGATGCCGGGAGGTCTTACCGACAGCAGCCGGCCACCGATATGGTCAGAGCCTTCAAAAACGGCGATCTTTTTTTTGTCGCCATATTTCTCTTTCAGTTTCCAGGCGCTGTACACGCCGGAAACGCCGCCGCCAATGATAGCGATATCCAGTGTTTCGTTTGTCATAGGACTATTTTTATTGGTTATAAGAAGGATTTAAAAAATTGCAGGCATATTGGCCGGAACATGACCGTTGCCATTTCCCCTGCTTGCAGCTTCTTTGGCCAGCTGGGCGGTAACGCCGTCGCTGTGGAAAACGTCGAGGGTGGGCTGCATAAAATAGTGTTTGTTGATCTCTGCTTCCCGGACAATTTTGGAAGTATCCGTTGGGGTTACCGGCGTATCCTGCGCTATGCGCATATCCAGTATGTAAGAGGTCTTGTTGTTTAACACATGGTCGACCGCTTTTTCGATAGCAGCTTTCACATTATCGGGCGTCTCCACTTTTTCACCGCTTTGACCACCGAAAGCCTGTGCCAGGCTTACATAGTTGATGACAGGAGCTTCCAGCCGCAGATAGGAAGGGTCCATGGTTTTGGGATGCCATTGATAACCGGGCGCTTCTCCATAGGCAGACACCACCT belongs to Chitinophaga sp. HK235 and includes:
- a CDS encoding FAD-dependent oxidoreductase; this encodes MTNETLDIAIIGGGVSGVYSAWKLKEKYGDKKKIAVFEGSDHIGGRLLSVRPPGIDNMIAELGGMRILEDVQPLIKALIDVLNSKLPAAEQITLYPFPVDEPQNIAYLRGKYLRLEDFTKDPAKVPYVLPEGEYGKTPGAIIVEAIEKAVPGIVEATDAERREMVKTAKYDGVPLYQWGFWNLLYMVMSSEGYQFNLDAGGYDSTLVNWNAADAIPWYLSDFGVAPVYKGFTNGFQQVPITLARLFEEMGGTITLNKKLEGFEWRDGYFELYFGQETVIAKELILAMPRRSLDLLAPNCPKLQEIKPLIASVTGRPLFKLFSTYDSPWWTEIVSAPPYPPIVAGRTVTDIPVRQTYYWPADNGEPVTQGKAMLLASYDDGDNTGFWDGLRAQRSLAWRIGRAKTLTDPYVGKDDKLGVRKGLAMFGLNQDWTQYSAPRRMVEELSRQLAQVHDIERTPLVKSAAYRDWGEDPYGGGWNSWNIGVKSWEVRDKIAHPLADCPMFICGEAYSDAQGWVEGALQTADIMLKKLIEQPVPVMMK
- a CDS encoding copper resistance protein NlpE N-terminal domain-containing protein, with the translated sequence MNKASFFPAFCIVAAAMMIACKGGNTTKKEEPNAMANTPAPAMETAAFNAGVFKGTIPGGTTKRDVSITFNTDSTFSLKEAYLSKEGKPEHEMENIGKWSYNSQSKEIALAYRNLADRGTTFTVIDDNTIQMHDRSMQTPMTSGPEYNLRRQ
- a CDS encoding SMR family transporter — its product is MMKYLLLSIAIVAEVIATSALKASEGFTRLWPSVLVVLGYSIAFYCLSVTLKQIPLGIAYAIWSGLGIVLISIIGLVAFKQKLDTPAIIGLLFIIAGVIIVNVFSKSSVH